One window of Arcobacter cloacae genomic DNA carries:
- a CDS encoding acetaldehyde dehydrogenase (acetylating) gives MNMKINCALIGSGNIGTDLMYKLKRSDILNPLWMVGIDPDSDGLKKAKEAGMKITADGVEGLLPFIKEDGVKIAFDATSAYVHGENNRKLAELGVKVIDLTPAAIGPFCVPSVNLEELLAQDTQNVNMVTCGGQATIPMIAAVSKIQEVEYAEIIATAASKSAGPGTRANIDEFTETTKLGIEVVGGAKKGKAIIILNPAEPPLMMRDTIHCLTKEEPNQEAIIKSVNEMVKTMQKFIPGYTLKNGPVFDGKKISIWLEIEGLGDYLPKYAGNLDIITAAATNIAEQMAQKIKGA, from the coding sequence ATAAATATGAAAATAAATTGCGCATTAATTGGATCTGGAAATATTGGAACAGATTTAATGTATAAACTTAAAAGAAGCGATATTTTAAATCCTTTATGGATGGTAGGAATTGACCCTGATTCAGATGGATTAAAAAAAGCAAAAGAAGCAGGAATGAAAATTACTGCTGATGGTGTAGAGGGATTACTTCCTTTTATTAAAGAAGATGGAGTAAAAATTGCCTTTGATGCAACATCTGCTTATGTTCATGGTGAAAATAACAGAAAATTAGCCGAGCTTGGAGTTAAGGTTATTGATTTAACACCAGCTGCTATTGGACCTTTTTGCGTACCTTCTGTGAATCTTGAAGAATTATTAGCTCAAGATACACAAAATGTAAATATGGTAACTTGTGGTGGACAAGCAACAATTCCTATGATTGCAGCTGTTTCAAAAATTCAAGAGGTTGAATATGCTGAGATTATTGCAACAGCTGCTTCAAAATCAGCGGGTCCAGGAACAAGAGCTAATATTGATGAATTTACAGAAACTACAAAACTTGGAATAGAAGTAGTTGGTGGTGCAAAAAAAGGTAAAGCAATTATTATATTAAATCCAGCAGAACCGCCTTTGATGATGAGAGATACAATACATTGTTTAACTAAAGAAGAACCAAATCAAGAAGCAATAATCAAATCAGTAAATGAAATGGTAAAAACTATGCAAAAATTTATTCCAGGATATACACTTAAAAATGGACCAGTTTTTGATGGGAAAAAGATTTCTATATGGTTAGAAATAGAGGGACTAGGGGATTATTTACCTAAATATGCAGGTAATTTAGACATTATCACAGCTGCTGCTACAAATATAGCAGAGCAAATGGCACAAAAGATAAAAGGAGCATAA
- a CDS encoding 2-hydroxymuconate tautomerase: protein MPIATINIIEGRSDEKKEKLIEKVSLAIAESLDAPLESVRVIINEMPKQHFGIGGKSAKKMGK, encoded by the coding sequence ATGCCAATAGCTACAATAAATATTATTGAGGGAAGAAGTGATGAAAAAAAAGAGAAACTTATTGAAAAAGTTTCTTTAGCAATTGCTGAATCCCTTGATGCACCACTTGAAAGTGTGAGGGTTATTATAAATGAAATGCCAAAACAGCACTTTGGAATAGGCGGGAAAAGTGCTAAAAAGATGGGGAAATAG
- a CDS encoding MsnO8 family LLM class oxidoreductase gives MSSLKLSVLDQSPIHDAKEPKEGLFDTIKLAVRCEELGYFRYWCAEHHDTPGYASAVPELMVSCVADATKTMRIGSGGVMLNHYSAFKVAETFNTLSILHNNRIDLGIGRASGANFLAARALHNANSGDYSKKAYDLINYLDDKVPKNDYFYGVNLSPKNADSTPVYLLGSSDGSSILAGKLGAGFCLALFIGTHDRPIDIMKSYKDSFVPSKNFKKPKAMLAVACICADSKEKAQEIASSHTYWKVQAFRHPKRDGLYSPSDVKKLYEKLSFEDKAYYHETLDSMILGTPKECREKIEKLAILYGVDEVMIVNVTYTFEDRIKSYELLAKEFNLKNQYI, from the coding sequence ATGAGTTCTTTAAAATTAAGTGTACTTGATCAATCCCCAATTCATGATGCAAAAGAGCCAAAAGAAGGTCTATTTGATACTATTAAACTAGCAGTTAGATGTGAAGAGTTAGGGTATTTTAGATATTGGTGTGCTGAACATCATGATACACCTGGATATGCAAGTGCTGTTCCTGAACTTATGGTAAGTTGCGTAGCAGACGCTACAAAAACTATGAGAATTGGAAGTGGTGGAGTTATGTTAAATCACTATAGTGCTTTTAAAGTTGCAGAGACTTTTAATACTTTAAGTATTTTACATAATAATAGAATTGATTTAGGAATAGGGCGTGCTAGTGGGGCTAATTTTTTAGCAGCTAGGGCTTTACACAATGCAAATAGTGGTGATTATTCAAAAAAAGCCTATGATTTAATAAACTATTTAGATGATAAAGTTCCAAAAAACGACTATTTTTATGGAGTAAATTTATCACCTAAAAATGCAGATTCAACACCTGTTTATCTCTTAGGTTCAAGTGATGGAAGTAGTATTTTAGCAGGGAAATTAGGTGCTGGTTTTTGTTTGGCTTTATTTATAGGGACACATGATAGACCAATAGATATTATGAAATCTTATAAAGATAGTTTTGTTCCTTCTAAGAATTTTAAAAAACCAAAAGCTATGTTAGCAGTTGCGTGTATTTGTGCAGATTCAAAAGAAAAAGCACAAGAGATAGCAAGTTCACATACATATTGGAAAGTTCAAGCTTTTAGACATCCAAAAAGAGATGGTTTATATAGTCCAAGTGATGTAAAAAAGCTGTATGAAAAACTAAGTTTTGAAGACAAAGCTTATTATCATGAAACTTTAGACTCCATGATTTTAGGAACACCTAAAGAGTGTAGGGAAAAAATAGAAAAACTAGCTATTTTGTATGGTGTTGATGAAGTTATGATTGTAAATGTAACATACACTTTTGAAGATAGAATAAAATCTTATGAACTTCTTGCAAAAGAGTTTAATTTAAAAAATCAATATATATAA
- a CDS encoding AEC family transporter: MFLKIIEIIFPVLIIALIGYFYAKREKISMDIPNKINLEVFIPILVFYAISEKLPSITTLGTFSLGAVIVVLGSGIILYPITKLLGVNPRTFLPSMMFNNSINLGLPLALFAFGEEAMALIIALSIVQIVGQFTIAVVMYGGVAKISELLKNPVILATFFGLIFNYYNLHLPQILIEPLKMLSQISIPLVLFALGVRLSTIEFSHWKLGLIGAILCPLSGILMALLAIYIFDYTPLQTSLIILFGALPPAVVNSLMAEKYGYDSSVVASLVAVGNLFSLIVIPIVLYFLFII; this comes from the coding sequence ATGTTTTTAAAAATAATAGAGATTATCTTTCCTGTTTTGATTATTGCATTAATTGGATATTTTTATGCAAAAAGAGAAAAAATCAGTATGGATATTCCTAATAAAATCAATTTAGAAGTTTTTATTCCTATTTTAGTTTTTTATGCAATTAGTGAAAAGTTACCCTCAATTACAACATTAGGTACTTTTTCATTAGGTGCTGTTATTGTAGTTTTAGGTTCAGGAATTATTTTATATCCAATAACTAAATTATTAGGTGTTAATCCAAGAACTTTTCTTCCTTCAATGATGTTTAACAATTCTATAAATTTAGGACTTCCTTTAGCATTATTTGCTTTTGGAGAAGAGGCAATGGCTTTGATAATAGCTTTGTCGATAGTGCAAATAGTAGGGCAATTTACAATAGCAGTTGTTATGTATGGTGGAGTTGCAAAAATTAGTGAACTTCTTAAAAATCCTGTTATATTAGCAACATTTTTTGGATTAATATTTAATTATTATAATCTTCATTTACCTCAAATTTTAATAGAGCCTTTAAAAATGTTATCTCAAATATCTATACCTTTGGTTTTATTTGCATTAGGTGTTAGATTATCTACTATTGAGTTTAGTCATTGGAAACTAGGTTTAATTGGTGCTATATTATGTCCACTTTCTGGTATTTTAATGGCATTACTTGCAATTTATATTTTTGATTATACACCTCTTCAAACAAGTTTAATAATTTTATTTGGAGCATTACCACCTGCGGTTGTAAATTCATTAATGGCAGAAAAATATGGATATGATTCTAGTGTAGTTGCTTCTTTAGTTGCTGTAGGTAATCTTTTTAGTTTGATAGTTATACCAATAGTACTTTATTTTTTATTTATTATTTAA
- the dmpG gene encoding 4-hydroxy-2-oxovalerate aldolase: MDLRGKKIKIHDMSLRDGMHSIRHQFSLEEMTKMSTAMDSAGVPYIEVTHGDGLGGSSLNYGFGKHTDEEWLDAVVPYMKNAKISALMLPGIGIVKDLESAVKHGISMVRVATHCTEADCSAQHIKAAVSMGIDTVGFLMMAHMVTPEKLLQEAAKMVSYGAKTIYATDSAGYMLPDDVSARIAILKKEFGNDIEIGFHGHNNLSMGVANSLAAIEAGATRIDASLAGFGAGSGNTATEVLVAVCNRMGVDTGIDLDAIEDAAEDIALPIMGKPTRISRDSITLGYAGVYSSFLLFARRAEEKYGIDARTLLVELGKRGMIGGQEDMIDDCAMELARAKGLIK, translated from the coding sequence ATGGATTTAAGAGGAAAAAAAATAAAAATTCATGATATGTCTTTAAGAGATGGAATGCACTCTATTAGACATCAGTTTTCATTGGAAGAGATGACTAAAATGTCAACGGCAATGGATAGTGCAGGTGTTCCTTATATTGAAGTTACTCATGGTGATGGTCTTGGAGGAAGTTCTTTAAATTATGGTTTTGGAAAACATACAGATGAAGAGTGGTTAGATGCTGTTGTTCCTTATATGAAAAATGCAAAAATCTCTGCACTTATGCTTCCTGGAATTGGGATTGTAAAAGATTTAGAAAGTGCAGTTAAACATGGTATTTCTATGGTTAGAGTTGCTACTCATTGTACTGAAGCAGATTGTTCAGCACAGCATATAAAAGCAGCTGTTTCTATGGGAATAGATACGGTTGGTTTTTTAATGATGGCTCATATGGTTACTCCTGAAAAATTACTTCAAGAAGCAGCTAAAATGGTATCTTATGGAGCAAAAACAATTTACGCAACTGATTCAGCTGGTTATATGTTGCCTGATGATGTAAGCGCTAGAATAGCTATACTAAAAAAAGAGTTTGGAAATGATATTGAAATAGGATTCCATGGTCATAATAACTTATCAATGGGTGTTGCAAATTCACTTGCTGCAATTGAAGCAGGAGCAACAAGAATTGATGCATCACTTGCTGGATTTGGAGCAGGTTCTGGAAATACTGCAACAGAAGTTTTAGTAGCAGTTTGTAATAGAATGGGTGTAGACACTGGAATAGATTTAGATGCAATAGAAGATGCTGCTGAAGATATAGCATTACCTATTATGGGGAAACCGACAAGAATTTCAAGAGATTCTATTACTTTAGGATATGCAGGAGTTTATTCTTCATTTTTATTATTTGCAAGACGAGCTGAAGAGAAGTATGGAATAGATGCTAGAACTTTACTTGTTGAATTAGGTAAAAGAGGAATGATTGGTGGTCAAGAAGATATGATTGATGATTGTGCAATGGAATTAGCAAGAGCAAAAGGATTAATAAAATGA
- a CDS encoding fumarylacetoacetate hydrolase family protein — MTNEKIEKYGNELYEALKGNYTIEPISNKELDSTIEDAYAIQHHFLKRRMQDDNSKIIGKKIGVTSKVVMNMLGVHQPDFGYLLSDMIYSDGDVIDVTNKMIQPKAEGEIAFVLKEDIQGPGVTAADVLKATKFVMPCFEIVDSRIQDWKIKIQDTVADNASCGYIVFGGNAVDPRDVDLTTCGITLECNGELLHTGAGAAALGSPVNAVVWLANKLGEFGVGLKAGEVILSGALCAMVTIKPGDNMTINIGGIGSASCRFV, encoded by the coding sequence ATGACTAATGAAAAAATAGAAAAATATGGAAATGAATTATACGAAGCATTAAAAGGAAACTATACAATTGAGCCTATTTCTAATAAAGAATTAGACTCAACTATAGAAGATGCTTATGCAATTCAACACCATTTTTTAAAAAGAAGAATGCAAGATGATAACTCTAAGATTATTGGTAAAAAAATTGGAGTTACTTCAAAAGTAGTTATGAATATGCTTGGAGTTCATCAACCTGATTTTGGATATCTTCTATCAGATATGATTTATTCTGATGGTGATGTAATTGATGTAACAAACAAAATGATTCAACCAAAAGCCGAGGGTGAAATAGCATTTGTTTTAAAAGAAGATATTCAAGGACCAGGAGTTACAGCTGCTGATGTTTTAAAAGCAACAAAATTTGTAATGCCTTGTTTTGAAATAGTTGATTCAAGAATTCAAGATTGGAAAATAAAAATTCAAGATACAGTAGCTGATAATGCTTCTTGTGGATATATAGTATTTGGTGGAAATGCAGTAGATCCTAGAGATGTTGATTTAACAACTTGTGGAATTACTTTAGAGTGTAATGGAGAGTTATTGCACACAGGAGCAGGAGCAGCAGCTTTAGGAAGTCCTGTAAATGCTGTTGTTTGGCTTGCAAATAAACTGGGTGAATTTGGTGTTGGTCTAAAAGCTGGTGAAGTTATTCTTTCAGGTGCTTTATGTGCTATGGTAACGATAAAACCAGGTGATAATATGACTATAAACATTGGTGGAATAGGGTCTGCTTCTTGTAGATTTGTATAG
- a CDS encoding ketopantoate reductase family protein produces the protein MRFLILGAGGIGSYFGARLINAGHDVIFVARGKQLEALQQKKLKLQHPEFCFFKRVVSYNIDEIKKIQAHNFDAVLIATKSTSTLSLANDLKEWFANKKQIPYIISLQNGVDNEEILSTHLDKTHIIAGLTRKIGAHIVSPAVISATGTAETILGAIELTKSNESFLNRLKEVFNDAKIPTQISNNIKLELWKKLIINNGVNAICALLKEETKTITQHDKLSKIVYGLMKETAVAALNQNIKISNEDVDEMFELIKKFDSIKPSMLVDVENNRELELDEICTVVIKNCEALGLDAPYTRTISSILEYLYYKK, from the coding sequence ATGAGATTTTTAATTCTGGGTGCTGGTGGTATTGGCTCTTATTTTGGCGCAAGATTAATCAACGCAGGACATGATGTAATTTTTGTTGCAAGAGGAAAGCAGTTAGAGGCTTTACAGCAAAAAAAGTTGAAGTTGCAGCACCCAGAATTTTGTTTTTTTAAGAGAGTTGTTTCCTATAATATTGATGAAATCAAAAAAATTCAAGCACACAATTTTGATGCTGTTTTGATTGCCACTAAGTCAACTTCAACTTTATCTTTAGCAAATGACCTAAAAGAGTGGTTTGCTAATAAAAAACAGATTCCTTATATTATCTCTTTACAAAATGGAGTAGATAATGAAGAAATCCTTTCTACACATTTAGACAAAACCCATATTATTGCAGGACTTACAAGAAAAATCGGCGCTCATATTGTAAGTCCTGCTGTTATTAGTGCAACAGGAACAGCTGAGACTATTTTGGGTGCAATTGAGCTAACAAAATCAAATGAGAGTTTTTTAAATAGATTAAAAGAAGTTTTTAATGATGCAAAAATACCAACACAAATCTCTAATAATATAAAACTAGAGTTATGGAAAAAATTAATTATAAATAATGGAGTTAATGCTATTTGCGCTCTTTTAAAAGAGGAGACAAAAACAATAACTCAACATGATAAATTATCAAAAATAGTTTATGGACTTATGAAAGAAACAGCAGTTGCAGCATTAAATCAAAACATAAAAATATCAAACGAAGATGTGGATGAAATGTTTGAATTAATCAAAAAATTTGATTCTATTAAACCATCTATGTTAGTAGATGTTGAAAATAATAGAGAATTAGAACTAGATGAAATTTGCACAGTTGTAATAAAAAACTGTGAAGCTTTAGGATTAGATGCTCCATATACAAGAACTATCTCTTCAATTTTAGAATATCTATATTATAAAAAGTAA
- a CDS encoding alpha/beta fold hydrolase has product MSNPEIANSIKTGKFNTNYHDLGQGEPIMFIHGSGPGVSAYANWRGTMPILAEKIRVIAPDMVGFGYTDRPEGITYNMDTWVAQTIDLMDALGIEKTNLVGNSFGGALALALTIKYPNRFNKVVLMGAVGVYFDLTYGLDKAWGYTPSIENMKELLDIFAYDRSIVTDDLAKMRYEASIRPGFQESFGSMFPAPRQNGIDMMTSCENDIKKIDKEVLIIHGREDKVIPVQNSIRLNQLILKSQLHIFGQCGHWTQIEHKDRFNNLLLNFFSEK; this is encoded by the coding sequence ATGTCAAATCCAGAAATAGCAAATAGTATAAAAACAGGAAAGTTTAATACAAATTATCATGATTTAGGACAAGGTGAGCCAATTATGTTTATTCATGGTTCAGGTCCTGGTGTTTCAGCTTATGCGAACTGGAGAGGTACAATGCCAATTTTAGCTGAGAAAATTAGAGTAATAGCTCCTGATATGGTAGGTTTTGGTTATACAGATAGACCAGAAGGTATTACATATAATATGGATACATGGGTTGCTCAAACTATAGATTTAATGGATGCTTTAGGTATTGAAAAAACAAATTTAGTTGGTAACTCTTTTGGTGGAGCTTTAGCTCTTGCTTTAACTATTAAGTATCCAAATAGATTTAATAAAGTTGTATTAATGGGTGCTGTTGGGGTTTATTTTGATTTGACTTATGGACTTGATAAAGCGTGGGGATATACTCCAAGTATTGAAAATATGAAAGAATTACTTGATATTTTTGCCTATGATAGAAGTATTGTAACTGATGATTTAGCAAAAATGAGATATGAAGCAAGTATTAGACCAGGCTTCCAAGAGTCATTTGGTTCAATGTTCCCAGCTCCAAGACAAAATGGTATTGATATGATGACAAGTTGTGAAAACGATATTAAAAAAATTGATAAAGAGGTTTTAATTATTCATGGAAGAGAAGATAAGGTTATTCCTGTTCAAAATTCTATTAGATTAAACCAACTTATCTTAAAATCTCAATTACATATTTTTGGACAATGTGGACACTGGACACAAATAGAACATAAAGATAGATTTAACAATCTATTATTAAATTTCTTTAGTGAGAAATAA
- the dmpH gene encoding 2-oxo-3-hexenedioate decarboxylase translates to MSLDKATIEKLAKHCEDAELNASEITKITDYYPQMTYEDAYDIQWTARKAKEARGHKIVGMKMGLTSQAKMKQMGVPNPCYGYLADYFAYGDGAEIKIDELIHPKVEAEIAFVLKNDLIGPGCHIGDVFAATDFVMPAVEIIDSRYKDFKFDLKSVIADNSSSSRYVTGGRMRDIKDLDLKTLGVVMEINGEVVQLGAGAAVLGHPATAIAMLANMLSERGETLKAGEYILSGAITEAVSVKKGDNVTVKFQDLGSLSFRFV, encoded by the coding sequence ATGAGTTTAGATAAAGCAACAATTGAAAAATTAGCAAAACATTGTGAAGATGCTGAGCTAAATGCAAGTGAAATTACTAAAATTACAGATTATTATCCCCAAATGACTTATGAAGATGCTTATGATATTCAATGGACAGCACGAAAAGCTAAAGAAGCAAGAGGGCATAAAATCGTTGGTATGAAAATGGGACTTACCTCTCAAGCCAAAATGAAACAAATGGGAGTTCCAAATCCTTGTTATGGTTATTTAGCTGATTATTTTGCCTATGGTGATGGAGCAGAGATTAAAATCGATGAATTGATTCATCCAAAAGTTGAAGCAGAAATAGCTTTTGTTTTAAAAAATGATTTAATTGGTCCTGGTTGCCATATTGGTGATGTATTTGCAGCAACTGATTTTGTAATGCCAGCTGTTGAGATTATTGATTCAAGATATAAAGATTTTAAATTTGATTTAAAGTCTGTAATTGCAGATAACTCTTCATCTTCAAGATATGTAACGGGTGGAAGAATGAGAGATATTAAAGACTTAGATTTAAAAACTTTGGGTGTAGTAATGGAAATAAATGGTGAAGTTGTACAACTTGGAGCTGGTGCTGCTGTTTTAGGTCATCCTGCAACTGCTATTGCTATGCTTGCTAATATGCTAAGTGAACGAGGTGAAACTTTAAAAGCTGGTGAATATATCCTTTCAGGTGCAATAACAGAAGCGGTTAGTGTAAAAAAAGGTGATAATGTAACTGTTAAATTCCAAGATTTAGGTTCTCTATCATTTAGATTTGTATAA